A window of the Serinus canaria isolate serCan28SL12 chromosome 20, serCan2020, whole genome shotgun sequence genome harbors these coding sequences:
- the ZNFX1 gene encoding LOW QUALITY PROTEIN: NFX1-type zinc finger-containing protein 1 (The sequence of the model RefSeq protein was modified relative to this genomic sequence to represent the inferred CDS: deleted 1 base in 1 codon) — MEGPGQEPHALQFRGGARGHSLRLGTGFIGRGRNRTNKVPGQAPELGESLQDSDYTLLHGRREEEFGGWISKVPQSSKNPRIQDEQASSEATGFWMKQENEGRTMRYQGGQTHERGRGPWNEQENAFRGRRCQRGQAHERTRGPWNEQENGGRGRRYQGGQAQGGARGRGLRNRWENEGSTWRMQPRENPHFYQNATPGGAHHREQPRQARRIGYKFLESLLEKDPSEVVITLASNSGLKELLSQTTMSRNFVQLICQVLQKACSSQMDRQSVQHILGVVKESNFLKVCLPQYVSDMVTEIDPTVRREYPEHISNIILLLQHLISTFPASSVQKVSLLLTVLTASIGALRAFGVNITEETEKNLDQVQMLMQHLQEKRREGTLRADKCTFVQPQDGQAESYRFMSIYPTYNEIHGNEKPFLRPNFVFGKYESTSIYLDTHFRLLREDFVRPLREGIMEVLQNLQDRNLRRKKFDDIRIYFDARIIAPSCTPDGIAYKVQFDTKPLRFVQWQNSKRLLYGSLVCMSQDHFETFLFATVSNRNAADLVNGIVELFFDADSQPLPGQFQPSDSFLMVETTAYFEAYRHVLEGLQKMREEDIPFQKYIVECDAQVKEPAYLTWDTAYNLAPLVKTSHKEKCPGSLRSVKILDPSQWLSMEDLKLDESQMQALNLALTNELAIIQGPPGTGKTYVGLKIVQALLTNDHVWQSLWKRPILIVCYTNHALDQFLEGILSFELGGIVRVGGRSSSAALQRFTLKELRKHTSRFDFPEDLFRDSEYIINKMKEAEEGLLEGAKRLECTAYGVLHERYLKWHMAPQHWASLRRALEDTEFYYIDSQHSLILEWLGLGVSAFTQNAAENISAENPGGQQEGEEEKEVEEEEELLAIPEMADLIEDERVIEDEMIANYWRREKEDDSVHEIARSMLAMKLDQEEGKAQPWQENMRWEITRGQRRKIMQKMKVELRKLNAMTELEANAVQDVWQLDLNSRWRLYRLWLQTYQGFIQDSIRDHEEQYQAAARKLKELKLEQDLCILRSTRIVGMTTTGAAKYRQILQYIEPQIVIVEEAAEVLEAHTITTLSSKCQHLILIGDHQQLQPSANVYDLAKNFNLEVSLFERLIKVDFPFVCLKYQHRMRPEIAQLISPHIYEKLENHPSVLEYENIKGVSTNVFFVEHEVPEQEIQEGKSHQNPHEARFVVELCKYFLCQGYEPSQITILTTYTGQLFCLRNLMPAKIFEGVKVHVVDKYQGEENDIILLSLVRSNKEGRPGFLQIPNRICVALSRAKKGLYCIGNMRMLGKVPLWNKIIETLGKNGHIGQSLELCCQNHPGTKTKVSTAEDFSSVPEGGCTRPCEFRLSCGHACARACHPYDPEHKEYKCLKPCQKVLCEDGHPCPKACYKSCGKCMVKVEKTLSKCGHIQMVPCHIPEQKFECLEPCQKKLNCGHTCMRSCGQQCTINCPKRVTATLKCGHEQEVSCWMTRMGHEEAVKCESKCSVTLACGHVCSGSCHTCFGGRFHKACDRPCKRVLICSHKCQEPCTTECPPCQKECQNYCIHSKCKKKCWESCVPCAEPCEWQCQHYQCTKLCSEPCNRPRCNVPCTKMLPCGHPCVGLCGEPCPKKCLVCDHEELTQIFFGFEDDPDARFVQLEDCGHVFESQGLDHYMDEDDDVVKLKVCPLCQTPIRKNLRYGSSVKRQVEEIERVKQKIQGPAEEIESNRRRLQAALTQNLFLRHHLSSKYAMLQEKLKASPLSTKSIGLVENLLNFYKRVADLTNSLNKIDENEKKGLIKRLDEVQKWLDRQRISFTEQEVTDLQSEIQRLTYLLNLLARCKASRVMPADIAAEVNSAREILEGTKKFTEEDEAAVKAHLKKINVSLPMSGLGISEAERVQIVSAIGCPRGHWFKCKNGHIYVIGECGGAMQKSTCPECHEVIGGTNHTLESSNSLAPEMDRATHAAWSEVANDLLNFEDLLRLM, encoded by the exons ATGGAGGGTCCTGGGCAGGAGCCCCACGCCCTACAATTCCGAGGTGGAGCGAGAG gGCATTCACTTCGTTTGGGCACTGGCTTTATAGGAAGAGgcagaaacagaacaaataagGTACCAGGCCAGGCACCTGAATTAGGGGAAAGCCTCCAAGACAGTGATTATACCCTTCTACATGGGCGAAGAGAAGAGGAGTTTGGTGGCTGGATTTCAAAGGTTCCTCAATCAAGTAAGAATCCAAGAATCCAAGATGAACAGGCCAGCAGTGAAGCCACAGGATTCTGGATGAAACAAGAGAATGAGGGAAGGACAATGAGGTATCAAGGTGGACAAACACATGAGAGGGGCAGAGGACCCTGGAATGAGCAAGAAAATGCATTTAGAGGAAGAAGGTGTCAGCGTGGACAAGCCCATGAGAGGACCAGAGGACCCTGGAATGAGCAAGAAAAtggaggcaggggaaggaggtaTCAAGGTGGACAAGCTCAGGGAGGAGCTAGAGGGAGAGGGCTGAGGAATAGGTGGGAAAATGAAGGTAGCACATGGAGGATGCAACCTCGGGAGAATCCTCATTTCTACCAGAATGCTACCCCAGGTGGTGCCCACCACCGTGAGCAGCCTCGGCAAGCCAGAAGGATTGGCTATAAATTCCTTGAAAGTCTCCTTGAGAAAGACCCCTCAGAAGTTGTCATCACACTTGCTTCCAATTCAGGGTTGAAGGAACTTCTTTCCCAAACAACCATGAGCCGCAATTTTGTTCAGCTCATTTGCCAGGTGCTTCAGAAAGCATGCAGTTCCCAAATGGATAGACAGAGTGTCCAACACATTCTTGGGGTTGTGAAGGAGTCCAACTTTCTCAAGGTCTGTCTGCCACAGTATGTGTCTGACATGGTAACAGAAATAGATCCTACTGTACGCCGTGAGTATCCTGAGCATATCAGCAACATCATTTTACTTCTTCAGCACCTGATAAGTActttcccagccagctctgtgcagaaagTCTCCCTTCTCTTGACAGTCTTGACAGCATCCATAGGTGCCCTGAGAGCTTTTGGTGTGAACATcacagaagagacagagaagaatCTCGATCAAGTCCAGATGCTCATGCAGCATCTGCAGGAGAAGAGACGTGAAGGCACCCTGAGGGCTGATAAGTGTACATTTGTGCAGCCTCAAGATGGGCAAGCAGAAAGCTATCGTTTCATGAGCATTTATCCAACATATAATGAGATACACGGTAATGAAAAACCCTTTCTACGTCCCAATTTTGtttttggaaaatatgaaagcacCAGTATTTATCTTGACACCCACTTCCGACTTTTGAGAGAAGACTTTGTAAGGCCTTTAAGGGAAGGTATCATGGAGGTTTTGCAGAACCTCCAGGACAGAAATttaagaaggaagaaatttgATGATATAAGGATCTACTTTGATGCACGGATTATTGCCCCATCTTGTACCCCAGATGGCATTGCTTACAAGGTCCAGTTTGACACAAAACCACTGAGGTTTGTACAATGGCAGAATTCCAAACGATTGCTGTATGGATCCCTTGTCTGCATGTCCCAAGATCACTTTGAAACATTCCTTTTTGCCACCGTTTCTAATCGTAATGCTGCAGATCTTGTCAATGGGATTGTGGAGCTGTTTTTTGATGCAGACAGCCAGCCATTGCCAGGACAGTTTCAACCCTCAGACTCTTTCCTCATGGTAGAGACAACTGCCTATTTTGAGGCCTATCGGCATGTGCTAGAAGGGTTGCAGAAAATGCGGGAAGAAGATATCCCATTCCAGAAGTACATTGTGGAATGTGATGCACAGGTGAAGGAGCCGGCATACCTGACATGGGATACTGCCTACAACCTTGCACCCTTGGTGAAGACTTCACATAAAGAGAAGTGCCCTGGTAGTTTGAGAAGTGTCAAAATTCTAGATCCCAGTCAATGGCTTTCAATGGAAGATTTGAAATTAGATGAATCTCAGATGCAGGCATTGAATCTTGCACTCACCAATGAGCTGGCTATCATCCAAGGACCTCCTGGCACTG GGAAGACTTATGTGGGTTTGAAGATTGTTCAGGCTCTCTTGACTAATGATCACGTGTGGCAAAGCCTCTGGAAGCGTCCCATCCTTATAGTCTGCTATACTAACCATGCACTGGATCAGTTCTTAGAAG GAATACTCTCATTTGAATTAGGTGGGATAGTGCGCGTTGGGGGCAGGAGTagcagtgcagccctgcagaggttCACCTTGAAGGAGCTGAGGAAGCATACCAGCAGATTTGACTTCCCAGAGGACCTCTTCAGAGACTCTGAATAT ATAATAAATAAGATgaaggaggctgaggagggTCTCCTTGAAGGAGCGAAGCGGTTGGAGTGCACGGCCTACGGAGTTCTGCATGAGCGCTACTTGAAATGGCACATGGCACCCCAGCACTGGGCCAGCCTGAGAAGGGCTCTG GAGGACACTGAGTTTTACTACATTGATTCACAACACTCACTGATTCTGGAGTGGCTGGGACTTGGTGTATCTGCCTTCACCCAGAATGCTGCAGAGAATATATCGGCTGAAAATCCag GTGgtcagcaggagggagaggaggagaaggaagttGAAGAAGAAGAGGAGCTTTTGGCGATCCCAGAGATGGCTGACCTGATTGAAGATGAGAGAGTGATTGAGGATGAAATGATAGCAAACTAttggaggagggagaaggaggatgACAGTGTTCATGAAATAGCCCGTTCCATGTTGGCTATGAAGCTGGaccaggaagaaggaaaagctcaACCATGGCAGGAGAACATGCGGTGGGAG atAACTCGTGGccagaggagaaaaattatgCAGAAGATGAAGGTTGAGCTCCGTAAACTGAACGCAATGACAGAGTTAGAGGCCAATGCTGTTCAGGATGTGTGGCAACTTGACCTGAACTCTCGCTGGAGGCTTTACAG GCTTTGGCTGCAGACTTACCAGGGTTTTATTCAAGACAGCATCCGGGACCATGAAGAGCAGTAtcaggcagcagccagaaaactgaaagaactGAAGCTGGAGCAAGATCTCTGCATTCTCCGTAGCACCAGAATTGTGGGGATGACAACTACAG GTGCTGCAAAATATCGACAGATCTTGCAGTACATAGAGCCACAAATTGTCATTGtagaagaggcagcagaggtgcTTGAGGCTCACACCATTACTACTCTGAGTAGCAAGTGCCAGCACCTCATCCTCATTGGAGATCACCAGCAG TTGCAGCCTAGTGCAAATGTATATGACCTGGCCAAGAACTTCAACCTTGAAGTCTCTCTCTTTGAACGTCTGATCAAAGTGGATTTCCCCTTTGTCTGTCTGAAGTACCAA CACCGCATGCGCCCTGAAATTGCCCAGCTTATCAGTCCTCATATATACGAGAAACTGGAGAAccatccctctgtcctggaATATGAGAACATAAAA GGTGTCTCAACTAATGTCTTCTTTGTGGAACATGAGGTTCCTGAACAAGAGATCCAGGAAGGGAAAAGCCACCAGAACCCACACGAGGCCCGCTTTGTAGTGGAACTGTGCAAGTATTTCTTGTGTCAGGGCTATGAACCTTCTCAGATCACCATTCTCACTACTTACACTGGACAGCTCTTCTGTCTGCGTAACCTCATGCCAGCAAAGATCTTTGAGGGTGTGAAGGTTCATGTGGTAGATAAGTACCAGGGAGAGGAGAATGATATTATTCTGCTGTCATTGGTGCGGAGCAACAAAGAGGGGAGACCTGGGTTCTTGCAGATCCCTAATCGGATATGTGTGGCATTGTCTAGAGCTAAGAAAGGCCTCTATTGTATTGGGAACATGAGAATGCTTGGCAAGGTTCCTCTCTGGAACAAGATCATTGAAACCCTTGGGAAGAACGGTCACATTGGCCAGTCATTGGAGCTTTGCTGTCAAAACCACCCTGGAACCAAGACAAAGGTATCTACAGCTGAAGACTTCAGCAGTGTCCCGGAGGGAGGCTGTACTCGTCCCTGTGAGTTTAGGTTGAGTTGTGGACATGCTTGCGCAAGGGCATGTCACCCATATGACCCAGAGCACAAAGAGTACAAGTGCCTGAAGCCTTGTCAAAAGGTACTTTGTGAAGATGGGCACCCTTGCCCAAAGGCATGTTATAAGTCCTGTGGAAAATGTATGGTGAAGGTAGAGAAAACTCTTTCTAAGTGTGGCCACATACAGATGGTGCCATGCCATATTCCAGAACAGAAATTTGAGTGCCTAGAACCTTGCCAGAAGAAGTTAAACTGTGGACACACATGCATGCGTTCCTGTGGGCAGCAATGCACAATTAACTGTCCTAAACGGGTTACAGCCACACTGAAATGTGGCCACGAGCAGGAAGTTTCTTGCTGGATGACTAGGATGGGACATGAGGAGGCTGTGAAATGTGAGAGTAAGTGTTCTGTCACACTGGCATGTGGTCATGTATGTTCAGGTTCCTGTCATACTTGCTTTGGAGGAAGATTTCATAAGGCATGTGACCGCCCATGCAAGCGTGTCTTGATCTGTTCCCACAAGTGTCAAGAGCCTTGTACTACAGAATGTCCTCCTTGTCAGAAGGAATGTCAGAACTATTGTATTCACAGCAAGTGCAAAAAGAAGTGTTGGGAAAGCTGTGTTCCTTGTGCTGAGCCATGTgagtggcagtgccagcactaCCAGTGTACCAAGCTTTGCTCTGAGCCATGCAACAGGCCTCGCTGCAATGTTCCCTGCACGAAGATGCTGCCCTGTGGTCATCCCTGTGTTGGATTGTGTGGAGAGCCCTGCCCAAAGAAGTGCCTTGTTTGTGACCACGAGGAACTCACTCAGATCTTCTTTGGCTTTGAGGATGACCCAGATGCTCGGTTTGTACAGCTTGAAGACTGTGGCCATGTCTTTGAGTCTCAAGGCCTTGACCACTATAtggatgaagatgatgatgtTGTCAAGCTGAAGGTATGCCCTCTGTGTCAGACACCCATCAGAAAGAATCTGAGATATGGCAGCAGTGTGAAAAGGCAGGTGGAGGAGATAGAA AGGGTGAAACAGAAAATCCAAGGCCCGGCAGAGGAAATTGAGTCTAACAGACGGAGACTGCAGGCTGCACTGACACAGAATCTTTTTCTGAGGCATCACCTATCCTCTAAGTATGCCATGCTGCAAGAGAAACTaaaagcttctcctctctccacaaAGAGTATCGGACTAGTTGAGAACCTGCTTAATTTCTACAAACGTGTAGCAGACCTAACTAATTCTCTTAACAAAATTGATGAGAATGAAAAGAAGGGGCTGATAAAGAGGCTGGATGAAGTGCAGAAGTGGTTGGATAGGCAACGCATCAGTTTTACAGAACAGGAGGTCACTGACCTGCAGTCTGAGATCCAGAGACTGACTTACTTGCTGAACCTCTTGGCAAGGTGCAAAGCAAGTAGGGTGATGCCCGCAGACATCGCAGCAGAGGTTAACAGTGCACGTGAGATCCTGGAAGGGACAAAGAAATTCACAGAGGAGGATGAGGCTGCAGTGAAGGCTCACCTGAAGAAGATCAATGTGAGCTTGCCCATGTCAGGGCTGGGGATTTCTGAAGCTGAGCGGGTGCAGATTGTCAGTGCCATCGGCTGTCCCCGTGGCCACTGGTTCAAGTGCAAAAATGGGCACATCTATGTAATTGGGGAGTGTGGGGGGGCAATGCAGAAGAGCACGTGCCCTGAGTGCCACGAAGTCATTGGTGGCACGAACCACACTCTGGAGAGCAGCAACAGCCTGGCCCCGGAGATGGACAGGGCAACCCACGCAGCCTGGTCTGAGGTGGCCAACGACCTGCTCAACTTCGAGGACCTGCTCCGGCTGATGTAG
- the CCNDBP1 gene encoding cyclin-D1-binding protein 1 isoform X1: MEAREPLRDVRGALRAVLARLREGEPSEGREPFELPRFWDALGQTFQVASQEATKLSLAFSRPPLPSAENCRKLSEDVQNAILAVATVYYWLPKGQGTTLRKMVRDATTEVVEGMIQLTDTILNAPVESLSQEQLISTGGVWEACEQVSNLPRDNQAAVVSALAASLGVVKDAVEEMEQALVEGQDPYGDIMEDEELGFRGNRDTYWSEADRQLLSSCMGLMKASKACLKKVLAAAKANGKADSPEHIAQLDDLADIANEISPSVDELALSMYPPVNPLAVRLNAAKLASVLTKVLEIAKTSHVCPPSEEGWVQFLTGAVDHNMNKVKNFTQGQL, encoded by the exons ATGGAGGCGCGGGAGCCGCTGAGGGACGTACGCGGGGCGCTGCGGGCGGTGCTGGCGCGGCTGCGAG AGGGAGAGCCGAGCGAGGGCCGAGAGCCGTTCGAGCTGCCGCGCTTCTGGGACGCTCTAG gtcaGACATTCCAAGTAGCATCACAGGAAGCTACAAAGCTGAGTCTGGCATTCTCAAGGCCTCCACTACCTTCTGCAGAG AACTGCCGGAAGCTGAGTGAGGATGTCCAAAATGCCATTCTTGCAGTTGCCACAGTGTACTACTGGCTACCCAAGGGCCAAG GTACTACTCTTCGGAAGATGGTTCGAGACGCTACCACTGAAGTAGTGGAAGGGATGATCCAGCTCACAGACACAATTCTCAATGCCCCAGTGGAGAG cttGTCTCAGGAACAGCTGATATCAACTGGAGGTGTGTGGGAGGCCTGTGAGCAAGTGTCTAACCTGCCACGAG aTAACCAGGCAGCAGTTGTGTCGGCTCTGGCTGCATCTCTAGGTGTGGTCAAGGATGCTGTGGAGGAGATGGAACAG GCACTGGTGGAAGGGCAGGATCCCTATGGGGACATCATGGAAGATGAAGAGCTGGGCTTTCGGGGCAACAGGGACACATATTGGTCAGAGGCTgacaggcagctgctcagctcctgcatggGACTGATGAAGGCTTCTAAAGCTTGCCTGAAGAAGGTCTTGGCTGCAGCGAAGGCCAATGGCAAAGCTGATTCTCCAGAGCACATTGCACAGCTGGATGACCTGGCAGACATTGCTAATGAGATCAGCCCAAG TGTGGATGAGCTGGCACTGAGCATGTACCCACCTGTGAACCCGTTGGCTGTGCGACTTAAC GCTGCTAAATTGGCCTCAGTATTAACGAAAGTCTTAGAGATTGCAAA GACAAGCCATGTATGTCCACCATCAGAGGAAGGCTGGGTGCAGTTTCTAACTGGTGCAGTAGATCACAACATGAACAAAGTCAAGAACTTCACACAGGGTCAGCTTTAa
- the CCNDBP1 gene encoding cyclin-D1-binding protein 1 isoform X2, which translates to MKLQCVCKLQNCRKLSEDVQNAILAVATVYYWLPKGQGTTLRKMVRDATTEVVEGMIQLTDTILNAPVESLSQEQLISTGGVWEACEQVSNLPRDNQAAVVSALAASLGVVKDAVEEMEQALVEGQDPYGDIMEDEELGFRGNRDTYWSEADRQLLSSCMGLMKASKACLKKVLAAAKANGKADSPEHIAQLDDLADIANEISPSVDELALSMYPPVNPLAVRLNAAKLASVLTKVLEIAKTSHVCPPSEEGWVQFLTGAVDHNMNKVKNFTQGQL; encoded by the exons ATGAAATTGCAGTGTGTTTGCAAGCTTCAG AACTGCCGGAAGCTGAGTGAGGATGTCCAAAATGCCATTCTTGCAGTTGCCACAGTGTACTACTGGCTACCCAAGGGCCAAG GTACTACTCTTCGGAAGATGGTTCGAGACGCTACCACTGAAGTAGTGGAAGGGATGATCCAGCTCACAGACACAATTCTCAATGCCCCAGTGGAGAG cttGTCTCAGGAACAGCTGATATCAACTGGAGGTGTGTGGGAGGCCTGTGAGCAAGTGTCTAACCTGCCACGAG aTAACCAGGCAGCAGTTGTGTCGGCTCTGGCTGCATCTCTAGGTGTGGTCAAGGATGCTGTGGAGGAGATGGAACAG GCACTGGTGGAAGGGCAGGATCCCTATGGGGACATCATGGAAGATGAAGAGCTGGGCTTTCGGGGCAACAGGGACACATATTGGTCAGAGGCTgacaggcagctgctcagctcctgcatggGACTGATGAAGGCTTCTAAAGCTTGCCTGAAGAAGGTCTTGGCTGCAGCGAAGGCCAATGGCAAAGCTGATTCTCCAGAGCACATTGCACAGCTGGATGACCTGGCAGACATTGCTAATGAGATCAGCCCAAG TGTGGATGAGCTGGCACTGAGCATGTACCCACCTGTGAACCCGTTGGCTGTGCGACTTAAC GCTGCTAAATTGGCCTCAGTATTAACGAAAGTCTTAGAGATTGCAAA GACAAGCCATGTATGTCCACCATCAGAGGAAGGCTGGGTGCAGTTTCTAACTGGTGCAGTAGATCACAACATGAACAAAGTCAAGAACTTCACACAGGGTCAGCTTTAa